CCAAGTAAGTCTTGCCTTGTCTTTGCAATGGACTCGGAGGGAGGTGGGATTTCACTTCCGGGGgagaagcggtagagttgctgccttacagcgccggagacccgggttcgatcccgactacgggcgctgtctgtacggagtttgcacgttctccccgtgacctgtgtgggttttctccgagatcttcggtttcctcccacactcccacacccaagacgtgcaggtttgaaggttgattggcttggtgtaagtgtgtgtaaattgtccctagtgtgtgtagggtagtgttagtgtgcggggatcgctggtcggtgcggactcggtgggccgaagggcctgtttctgcactgtatctctaaactaaacaaatgtggGATTTGGTACCATTGATGCCAGTCTGCAGCCAACACACACTCAACAGTTGGTTCCTTGAGAGGTCCATCTTCATTCACAGCTTGGTGGGCCGAGTCGCTGAGCCCAGCCAAGCCAAGTGGCCCATGTCACAATGTTCAGTGCAGAGTGGAGCCCTGTCTTTACATACTGATGGGACATGTCATTCTTTCATACAGCAGCAGAACAAGCCTACAatgttgaagatagatacaaattgtgttgaactaactcagtgggtcaggcagcatctgtggagaacatggataggtgacgtttcacagagtgctggagtaactcagcgggtcaggcagcatctgtggagaacatggatacgtgatgtttcacagagtgctggagtaactcagtgggtcaggcagcatctgtggagctaaggaatataggcaacgttttgggccgaaacccaaagggtttcggcccgaaacgttgcctatttccagaaggatttcggcccgaaacgttgcatatttccttcgctccatagatgctgctgcaccataactcagcgggtcaggcagcatctgtggagaacatggataggtgaagtttcacagagtgctggagtaactcagcgggtcaggcagcatctgtggagaacatggataggtgacgtttcacagagtgctggagtaactcagctcaggcgcatctgtggagaacatggatggtgctgcaccataactcagcgggtcaggcagcatctgtggagaacatggataggtgacgtttcacagagtgctggagtaactcagcgggtcaggcagcatctgtggagaacatggataggtgacgtttcacagagtgctggagtaactcagcgggtcaggcagcatctgtggagaacatggatcgggttgagaccgttctttagactgattgtggtgggggggggggcatgagacAGCGAGGCAGGTTCTGGGTGGATgtaggcgaggggaggggggtttacgataggcagatgtttggaacTAAGACCagggacttttttcacacagagtggtgaatctctggaactctctgccacagagggtagttgaggccagttcattggctatatttaagagggagttagatgtggccctgttgctaaggggatcagggggtatggagagaaggcaggtacgggatactgagttggatgatcagccgtgatcatattgaatgacggtgcaggctcgaagggccgaatggcctactcctgcacctaatttctatgtttctataaaagcagAAGATGTGAGATGGGATTGAAGAGTAACAGTTAAACACTCTTGCCTCGTATAGAATCTGGGTGGGGAAAGCATAGGagtggacattcggcccatcttgccaatGCTGGCCTTGGAAGAGTGGTCCTATTATGGATTGAGAGGAGATGAAGGTACACTATGAACGTTTCTCTGGCTTCCCCCCACACTCGGTTGCTCTGTGTCTTTGGGAAGTTACTGCTGGCTTGTGTGGGCAAGTGGCCTCTCCGGCCCTTGCATGGGAACCAAGTGGCAAAGTGGCTTGCTGGACGATGGAAACTGCCCAGGCTGCTGTTTCTGTTTGGAGAAATGTGCAAGCTGCCAAACTAAGTTGCAGCGTTGAAATGACCAGGTTTACAACACAGCAGGAGATCACAATAGTGTTGtggagcacggtggcacagcggtagagttgttgcctcacacacagcgccagagacccgagttcaatcctgatttatgactgctgtctgtacggagtttgagctTTTgccccctgtgaccccgtgggttttctccgggtgctccggtttccagcatctgcagttccttcttaaacagtaatgtttagatgcaaggaactgcagatgctggataagacacaaaaggacataaagtgctggagtaactcagcaggtcaggcagcatcgatggagaacgtggatgtttttcgggtctgaagatgagtcctgacctaaaacgtcacctatccacgttctccaaagatgctgcctgtccagataAGTTAAGGCCCTgttccacggtgcgagttcattccaagagctctcccgcgtttgcccggagatttacggtaatggccgctcgtcggtactcggggctctcgtggacatttttcagcatgttgaaaaatcttcacgagtcttcacgtgcttacctgccgttagtgagtcttcccgagtacctgccgttagcgttacgagccgctaagagacgtccccgagctccaacgtacccgctacgttcattctccgtgcttaccacgagtttgatttatatatttttttaactcgggagagctcttggaatgacctcgtacagtgggacagggtcattactcTAGCAGTTTTGATCAAACCAACATTGTTGAACTTAGCGATCTAAACCTTCAGGATATTAACTGTACTAACCCAATGCCGTTTGGTTTTGCTTCCTATTCAAACATTTATGCCACTAGAATTTATTTTGGATACTTTCTTCCTGTTTATAGATTTTTGTTCTGCATAGAGTGTCCCTGCTTTGAGTGGTTTCTTCCTTTTTTGGAAATTTAACACACAAATCCCTGATGCTTGATCTGAAGTGGGAGGAATTGATGAATCGGTGAGCTGGCTAGACCAGAAACGTAACCGCCAACCTTCCACATGGCTCCAGTAAAGGAATCTACAGAGACCAGGTCTTGTGAAGGTTGCTGGAGTTTCCCGCTGGGACTCTGCTGGCACTTGGAGACTATAGAGTATTTTgtttagcaaggaactgcagatgctggttttaaacagatgatagacacaaaaagctggagtaaaacaggacagacagcatcgctggagataataaatgggtgatgtttcgtgtcaagcctcttctgaagaagggtctcaatccaaaacatcaactattccatttctccagagtatTTTAGTTTAATTGGCGAGGGAGAACTTTAACCTCTCCCCAAAAACTATCCCGGGGTGGTGATGCCCCGCCCAGCTGACTGGTCTTTTGTCCTTTTTGCAGATTGGACGTGTCTCCAAAGTTCGAAACCAAAGCCAACTCTCTGTCATCTTTCCTTTCTGATCCCTCGTCTCCTCCCTCCTCTGCTCCCAGCGACCCCTTTAGCTCAGCTCCTGCCATCGGCCCGAGAGGCTCTGACCTTTCCAGCCGACATTTGACCAATAGTCCACCCCTGCCCTCCAAGTCAGACTCCTTGGGACTTCGGCCATCTCGTGTAGATGAGTCCGGCCTCACCCCTTCGCTTCTGCCCCTTGTTGCCGGCTCATCCTCCTCTTCCATGGCCATAGATACCCAGACGAAACAGCTGCCCAGCCCTGAGATAGTTGGGGGAAGGCCTTTGGAGGTTGGGGTAACACCCAGGCAAGGGAGCAAGGTGTCGCCTCGACTCTTGCTCCAGGAGCTGACCACAAGGGGACAGAACGCAagaactgaccagcgatccccatctgACGGAGAGGAGGACTCTGCCATTGTGCATCCTGATGGTTCATCTCGAGGTGTTCCACTTGAAACTAATCCAGTGGACACAACTGTAAACCTGGAGGAAGATGAGAGAGTGGGCAGTGAAGATGAGAGGGTGGGCAGTGAAGACAAGAGAGTGGGCAGTGAAGACAAGAGAGTGGGCAGTGAAGATGTGAAGTGGGCAGTGAAGACGAGAGAGTGGGCAGTGAAGAGAGGGTGGGCAGTGAAGACAAGAGAGTGGGCAGTGAAGACAAGAGAGTGGGCAGTGAAGATGTGAGAGTGGGCAGTGAAGATGAGAGGAGTGGGCAGTGAAGATGAGAGGGTGGGCAGGGAAGGTGAGAGGGTGGGCAGTGAAGATGAGAGGGTGGGCAGTGAAGATGTGAGGGTGGGCAGTGAAGATGTGAGGGTGGGCAGTGAAGATGAGAGAGTGGGCAGTGAAGATGAGAGAGTGGGCAGTGAAGATGAGAGAGTGGGCAGTGAAGATGAGAGAGTGGGCAGTGAAGATGAGAGGGTGGGCAGTGAAGATATGAGCCCTGTGAAGATGCCCGGCAGTGATGTTTCACAAGGAAAGATGTCCATGGATCATCCAGCCTTAATCAACCCTAATGCTGTCCGAACATCAGCCACCAGCCATCCCACCACGCCTGTGCCCAAAGTGCCACCCCGTAGCAGTGTGCCCAGTTCAGGGGCACCTCCTGCTCCGAAACCGGAGCAAAATGTCCCACCAGTTCCTGCCCCAAGGAGTTTGCCCACGATGAACAAAGCAGCCACCCTTGATGCCCCATCGAGATCTGCAGAGGGGCAACTTCTGAAGGACTTGATGCATTTTGAGTGGGGTGCCAATCCAGTCGCAGAGTCTGCTGCAGGTGTGGGGACAGACGGTACTTTGGCAGCGGGGACACCTGTCAACAATCTGTCCCTGTGTGGACCACAGGGAGATGACCACAGTGGCCTGCTGGTGGCCACACACAAGCCTGAGCCTTGCTCCATCTCTGGCCTGGACCTTGCTTCTCCAACGGAGATGACTGATGATTACCCACTCATGTTGGTGGAGGAGGATGTGGACATGGACATGGACAGCCCTTCCACTCTACAGCCCAACGGGCAGAtggtacttcctgagaagatggaACAAGTTGCAGAAGATCCTTCGGCAAGTGAGCTAGAAGTGGAGGGTGATGTTGGTCATGTGTCACCACCTCCAGAACCTCCAGCTCCAGAACCTCCCGCTGTGACCCTGGTCTGGCAGGCAGAAGCCCAGACCTCTCCTGACCCCAACCCAGATCTGACCCACGTCACCCCAGCTGATTCTGACCATCCGGCCAACTTGCAGCCTGTGGCGATCGAACCCAATGATGGCAATGCCAACCAATGGTTGGTCAATGGAATCAAAGGCAACGCTACAGTGACCACTGACAAAGGTGGAGAATGTCTCGGACAGAGCCTAGCCCTCACCAATAAACGCGAGAGTGTAGAACTACCCATGAAAGAGGACCGTGTTCATCTAGAACTAATGGCTAATGCAGCCACCCCTGCTACTCTGGAAATGGCCGATGTTACTTTGGACATGGGAGACGAGACCTTCAATGGACATGAGCTACAAACTTCTGAGAGGGCAGCTGTGGTTTCTTCCATTTCCACCCCATCGGTTGGGTCTGGTCGGCTCGAGGCTTCACCTGCTACTGTAGATTCTGTCGGGTTCTTGGTTCCTCCTCTGTCTCCTTCTGCGCTGTCACGGCCTGCCTCCCCCCTGCCCGATACCCCCCCTCCAGCAGGGAGATCCCGCGGAGTTGAGCACTCTGGCCAGACGATGCTGATTCAGGCAAGGGTTGTGCCTACCGAGACACAACCAGTCCATCCCCCGGGCAATGCAGCAGCAGTACTTTACAAACGCAGGTGAGGGTTTGCCAAACTGAATCTCAAAGCGCCCTTGACCTCTTTACAATGACCGCATTGtagcgggcggcacggtggtgcagcagtagagttgctgcctcagaccccggttcgatcctgactacgggtgctgtctgtacggagtttgtatgttctccatctgACCGGGCGGGTTTTCTCCAAATGCTCCGTCTGTTTTCCAAATCAGTGATCTTTGTaggttaaaggtacacaaaattgctggagaaactcagcattgcagcagcatctttggagcgaaggaaataggcaacgtttcggcccgaaacccttccgggtttcggaccaaaacgttgcctatttccttcagcatgaagaagggtttcggcccgaaacgtcgcctatttcctttgctccatagatgctgctgcacccgctgagtttctccagcaattttgtgtaccttcgatcttccagcatctgcagttccttcttgaacacgtctttgtaggttaattggcttctgtacattgttcctagtgtgtagggtggtgctagtgtacgggctgattGCTGGTTGGAATGTGGCTCAGTGGACTCTTGgctctgttcccacgctgtatctccaaagcaaaaaaaactaaaaaatagATCTCTTGACCAATAATGGCCGCAATTGTCGGACTGAAATGATATTTCCTGCACGATGTCCAATCAGTTTGACCAGTAGAGAGTTGTGTTTGGGATGAATGGGGAGAGGGATTGACTTTCAGACTTTATTCTGAACTGAGGGCAAATATGAGAAAGTTTATTTCTCGTTCACAGACGTGTATTTGGTGGTAAATGCCCGCATTTATTGTCCACCCTCCATCGACAATGAGTGGTAAAATCATCCCACCTTATTGCCTCGATATTATCCGGCTGCAGTGAACACTATTTAtatttgaagttttttttttaaagtgcagacGCTGGAAATGTGAAACAAAACACAAGCTGCGGGAACATTTTTCAGCCTGGTAACAGCGTCTGTTAGAAGAGAAACAGTAAATCAGATGTGTGACCCGTCCTTGGAACTGGGCAAGAGAGGTGAAGGGGGTCAAAGTTTATTAAAATATACAAAAATAGTAATTTTAAATTAGGGTACTAAAAGATAATTTTAAGTTATCTTCTGCGTTGCCTCAATTTAAAATTGCCACTTTATACTCTTTGCAATGAAGGGTCTCTGATCGATTTCTATTCTCACAGATGCTGACCTGACCTGAGCTGCTGAATTTTCACATATTCTCTGTGAACTTGTATATTTTTCCTTGCAAAAGCGGACCAGGTGGGATTTTATGACGATCCCATTATTTCATGGTCAGCTTTTATTATAAGGAAACCTATTTGTAgttattacttgaatttaaattcccaagTGGATTTGAACTGTCCTCTGGTTCACTGGACAGTGCCTGCCTGGTGATTTACCCACTGGATCACCAAAACCTCAGTATGATCCGGGGCAGTGTTAGTAATCGGGAGGGAAGCTAAATTTGTGAGCAGCACCCTTGTAGATCTGAAAaaatctagtctgaagaagggtctcgatccgaaactctccagagacgctgcctgtcccactgagttactccagcaatttatgtctatctttgatttaaaccttcCAATGCCCTTATAGATATCATGTTTGAATATGCCGCTAATtttacattaaagggcctgtccgacttggtttttttcggcgactgccagcatcattgactgatgtatcaggtcaccaaataAATCGGGGCGTGATGACatgttgacgcgcggtgttttttcaagtgtcgcaactttttttgtgtagccactggattttgaaacgttgaaaatcttttggcgacactgatatgacgctgacagtcgccgaaaaaatcggcaagtgggacagcccctttggtGTCTTTGGGAAATTGTCATTGTCCCTCTACTTCCTGTCCGGGAAGACTTTGTGTCGTTATACACCCAGTTCCACGTCGGCTTGATGTTACATCTGTTTCCACATTCCTGTtgatcaggtttgatcctggcgtGCTTGGGCAAGAGTGGAGCTGTTTTGGTTAATCTGTTGAGCAAGAACTAGTTGGGGAAATGCCCAGACCTGTTGCTCTTTGTTTTGGTCCCAATGCAAATTCTTACTTCTCGTTCTCTCTCGTGCTTCAGTGACCGTGCAAATATTTGTGCAACTTGTAACTCTCGTCACCCTGGTTCTTGGGTAACTTGGCTACTTTAACCTGcgtagaacagaacagaaccggatcggactctttggcccacaacgtctgtgatCAGCAAGATGCTGAGTtaaactcatctgcctgtacatgatccacacccctcccttcaccccctcaaatgtttcaaaggtcttttattgtcacatgtagcaattaaggcacagtgatatGCGGGCATCTCCAAGTACTGGATCtaaagtgacccgggttcgatcctgacctcgggtgctgtctgtgtagagtttgcacgttctccctgtgactgcgtgggtttccaccaggaGCTCCGGTTGGGGGGGTCAGGGGGTGCGGGGTGGTAATGGGGGTTCGGAGATGGTCAATGAGCCTGTGAAGGAGATTGGACGATAGAGACGTTGAGGAATGGTTTTGGACCAACATAACATGTTGAATGGCCACGCTCTTGTGTTGCAAAAGTATGCGGGTGTGATCTTCCTGTTCATCTTTTATTCTCCAGACTTCATCCTGTGAAACCCATGAATGCTGCAGAAACAAGATCTAATGAAATAGCTTCAGAGGAGAATCTGAAGACAAAGATCAAGAATACGGGTTTATTGGTGACCAAGTCTTCTGCTGGTCACTCTTTTGCAGTCAATGAAAATCAAAGTCATCCCAAGGTGGGTGAAAATTacacatttatcatttaaaatttacTCATGTTGTTTTCAGTTGTCAAATTGTGAAGTTTGGGCACTGCTTCCCTCAACTGCACCGCACTCCTGCACCCGTGTGCTGTCAAGTCAAGTCGGGTTTATTCtgcacctaatctgaggaaagacattcttgccatagagggagtacagagaaggttcaccagactgattcccgggatggcaggactttcatatgaagaaagactggatagacttggcttgtacgcactagaatttagaagattgagaggggggatcttatagaaacttacaaaattcttaaggagttggacaggctagatgcaggaagattgttcccgatgttggggaagtccagaacaaggggtcacagtttaaggataagagggaaatcttttaggaccgagatgaggaaaacattttccacacagagagtggtgaatctgtggaattttctgccacagaaggtagttgaggccagttcattggctatatttaagaggtctgtggaggccaagactttgggtaATTTTAAAGCATGTATTGATAGGTATTTGATCGGTAAAGGTGTCAATGGttgcaggagaagggggttgagtgggaaagataggtcagccatttgcctccagagggcggtggaggcaggttctctagatgctttcattagagagagctagacagggctcttaaaaatagtggagtcgggggatatggggagaaggcaggaatgggttactgattggggatgatcagccatgatcacattaaatggtggtgctggctcaaagggccaaatggcctcctcctgcacctattgtctattgtctattattcacgaccctctgactaaagagggtaggtgaggccacagttcattggctatatttaagagggagttagatgtggcccttgtggctaaagggatcagggggtatggagagaaggcaggtacaggatactgagttggatgatcagccatgatcatattgaatggcggtgcaggctcgaagggccaaatggcctctactcctgcacctattgtctattattcaccaccctctgaccaaagaccacagattcaccaccctctgactaaagccaatggtgctggctcgaagggccaaatggcctctactcctgcacctattgcctattattcactaccctctgactaaattccacagattcaccaccctctaactaactTTCTTGACCTGTTCTACCCCCAGGACTACGATCGCTCTGACCCGGCCTCTGCCTACGCCCAGCTCACACACGATGAGCTGATCCAACTGGTCCTGAAGCAGAAGGAGCTGATCACCAAGAAGGATGGCCACGTGCGTGAACTGGAAAACTACATCGACAACCTGTTGGTCCGCGTGATGGAGGAGACCCCCAACATCCTCCGGGTGGCCTGCCCGCCCAACAGGAGGGCGGAGAGAGTGTGAggcggggggagggagtggggaccaAGGCCGAGCTAAGGCGAGGAGTGAGATCGATGGACGTTGGCGCTGAGTTCCGAGATGATGCCTCGCACCAACCGTACACTGAAAGGTTCATCGTTGGGTGGAAGCTGACCCAGTGAACGCGGGCGTGGGGTCTTGGCTCCGGTGTAGACCCCCTTTGATCCAACGTTCCCCTCGAGTGATGTCCAGGTGCCTCAAGTACCGGAGCAGTTGTCCAAGTCTGATGACGCTCCAGAATTGTGTCTTCACAAATCTGGGTTTGGGCATCGGGAGAAGGGAACGAGTCTGGAACTGCGTTGTGTTAGGCAGGTCTGATCCAACAATGGCCCTGCTCCCTCCCTCAACCCTCCCCAACCACCCCAACCCAAACCCCCTCCTCCTCAACCCCCTTGCCTTTCAGAAcaagaacacaacacaacacagcgtAGATCTGTGCGTGTTCTCTCCGTTGGGTTGAACCGATTCTCTGAGTGTCACCGCCCACACACATCACCTTCGACCTATGAACAGAATGGACTTTGACCCACCCCATTACAATCTGTGCATCATCATGTTTCCAGACTTCCTGTATCGACATGAAATTAAGACGCCCTTGTGATTGATCGGCAGTTTTTAAACACCTCAAA
Above is a window of Leucoraja erinacea ecotype New England chromosome 35, Leri_hhj_1, whole genome shotgun sequence DNA encoding:
- the LOC129713397 gene encoding rab11 family-interacting protein 1-like produces the protein MSLLGQSQRWFPTHVQVVVLRARGLRAKGRDGTNDAFVIMQLGKEKYSSSVAEKSREPLWREEAEFELPPLLQQASPDKGTTLYLIVTHRALVGLDKFLGQAVIDLREFYHHKTKNKVGWHKLQSKQGKKEKERGEIEVDIRFVRNNMTASMFDLSMKDKSRSTLGKLKDKLKGKKKDGFSDSASAVIPSISTPVDSDDENMVAGQKKKKKSKLKMLFPKSNLQRTSLSQSMSVIPTGPSSPADLNKEARTFADEDFTEIQLHNSPEEENPSKDLHVPKIMGHKRSSSEDTKQLTLAPSTAGKKETLSLFSGLRPKSDPVSQSNLCINGSHVYAEEPNPILHSKPKSDSKLQSNSQFYTSLEDLPSKLSPSPLETQPHAGFSDQALKSATLPGPQRLGSTGDLTVVQRPDGPKEKDTGFSRSSGKEEEGGKSADSSNAPGAGTKSLNPFEEGIKEEERIARPMPKAEVVKDEGVVKKEEPKRGGLMSLFPRKTEAVKASNTKEPLNPFDTVEAKKPPSSSVWSSRTAAIKPKLDVSPKFETKANSLSSFLSDPSSPPSSAPSDPFSSAPAIGPRGSDLSSRHLTNSPPLPSKSDSLGLRPSRVDESGLTPSLLPLVAGSSSSSMAIDTQTKQLPSPEIVGGRPLEVGVTPRQGSKVSPRLLLQELTTRGQNARTDQRSPSDGEEDSAIVHPDGSSRGVPLETNPVDTTVNLEEDERVGSEDERRVGSEDERVGSEDERVGSEDERVGSEDERVGSEDMSPVKMPGSDVSQGKMSMDHPALINPNAVRTSATSHPTTPVPKVPPRSSVPSSGAPPAPKPEQNVPPVPAPRSLPTMNKAATLDAPSRSAEGQLLKDLMHFEWGANPVAESAAGVGTDGTLAAGTPVNNLSLCGPQGDDHSGLLVATHKPEPCSISGLDLASPTEMTDDYPLMLVEEDVDMDMDSPSTLQPNGQMVLPEKMEQVAEDPSASELEVEGDVGHVSPPPEPPAPEPPAVTLVWQAEAQTSPDPNPDLTHVTPADSDHPANLQPVAIEPNDGNANQWLVNGIKGNATVTTDKGGECLGQSLALTNKRESVELPMKEDRVHLELMANAATPATLEMADVTLDMGDETFNGHELQTSERAAVVSSISTPSVGSGRLEASPATVDSVGFLVPPLSPSALSRPASPLPDTPPPAGRSRGVEHSGQTMLIQARVVPTETQPVHPPGNAAAVLYKRRLHPVKPMNAAETRSNEIASEENLKTKIKNTGLLVTKSSAGHSFAVNENQSHPKDYDRSDPASAYAQLTHDELIQLVLKQKELITKKDGHVRELENYIDNLLVRVMEETPNILRVACPPNRRAERV